From a single Phocoena sinus isolate mPhoSin1 chromosome 1, mPhoSin1.pri, whole genome shotgun sequence genomic region:
- the LOC116743560 gene encoding LOW QUALITY PROTEIN: WD repeat, SAM and U-box domain-containing protein 1-like (The sequence of the model RefSeq protein was modified relative to this genomic sequence to represent the inferred CDS: inserted 2 bases in 2 codons) — MVKLIHTLADHDDDVNCCAFSSSLLATCSLDKPIRLYSLSDFSELPHSPLKFHTSAVHCXCFSASGHILASFSTDGTTVLWDTQNGQTLAVMEQPSGSPVRVCQFSPDSTCLISGAADGTVVLWNAQSYKLYRCASVKDGSLVACAFSPNGNLFVTGSSCGDLTVWDDKMRCLHSEKAHNLGFTCCDFSSQPVSGGEQGLQFFRLASCGQDCQIKIWVISFTHTLXSVDKSVIVYDTNTENILHTLTQHTRYVTTCAFAPNILLLATGSMDKTVSIWQFDLEAPCQARIAEDQPKQFTEDWSEDDVSNWFCAQDLKDLVGIFKMNNIDGRELLNLTKESLADDLKIESLGLRSKVLQKIEELRTKMKTLSSGIPDEFICPITRELMKDPVIASDGYSYEKEAMENCISKKKRTSPMTNLVLPSLVLIPNRTLKMAIDRWLETHQK; from the exons ATGGTGAAACTAATTCACACGTTAGCGGATCATGATGATGATGTCAACTGCTgtgccttctcctcttccctcttggcCACTTGCTCCTTGGACAAACCAATTCGCCTGTACTCCCTGAGTGACTTCAGTGAACTGCCACACTCTCCATTGAAGTTTCACACCTCTGCTGTCCAct tgtgtttctctgcttCAGGGCATATTTTGGCTTCATTTTCAACAGATGGTACCACTGTCTTATGGGATACTCAAAACGGACAGACTTTGGCAGTGATGGAACAGCCCAGTGGTAGCCCCGTGAGGGTTTGCCAGTTTTCCCCAGACTCCACTTGTTTGATATCAGGGGCAGCTGATGGAACTGTTGTTTTGTGGAATGCACAGTCATACAAGTTATATAGATGTGCTAGTGTTAAGGATGGCTCCTTGGTGGCCTGTGCATTTTCTCCTAATGGAAACCTCTTTGTCACTGGCTCCTCATGTGGAGATTTAACAGTGTGGGATGATAAAATGAGGTGTCTGCATAGTGAAAAAGCACATAATCTTGGATTTACCTGCTGCGATTTTTCTTCACAGCCAGTCTCTGGTGGAGAACAAGGTCTTCAGTTCTTTCGACTGGCATCATGTGGTCAGGATTGCCAGATCAAAATTTGGGTTATTTCCTTTACCCATACCT GATCAGTGGATAAGTCTGTCATAGTGTATGATACTAATACTGAGAATATACTTCACACCTTGACTCAGCACACCAGGTATGTCACAACTTGTGCCTTTGCACCCAATATCCTTTTACTTGCTACTGGTTCAATGGACAAAACAGTGAGTATCTGGCAGTTTGACCTGGAAGCACCTTGCCAAGCAAGGATCGCAGAAGATCAACCAAAGCAATTTACTGAAGATTGGTCAGAGGACGATGTCTCAAACTGGTTTTGTGCACAAGATTTAAAAGACCTTGTtggtattttcaaaatgaataacATTGATGGGCGAGAACTGTTGAATCTTACAAAAGAAAGTCTAGCTGATGATTTGAAAATTGAATCTCTAGGGCTGCGTAGTAAAGTTCTGCAGAAAATTGAAGAGCTCAGGACAAAGATGAAAACCCTTTCTTCTGGAATTCCTGATGAATTTATATGTCCAATAACTAGGGAGCTTATGAAAGATCCTGTCATTGCATCAGATGGCTATTCATACGAAAAGGAAGCAATGGAAAATTGTATCAGCAAAAAGAAACGTACGAGTCCCATGACAAATCTTGTTCTTCCTTCTTTGGTACTTATACCAAATAGGACTCTGAAAATGGCCATTGATCGATGGCTGGagacacatcaaaaataa